Genomic segment of Acidobacteriota bacterium:
AGATCGCCGTCAAGGTGGCTGCGGCGCTGTGGTCCGCGGGGCACCTGGCGATTCGCGAGCGGCGTTCCTTTCAGCGCGTTTTCGACCTCACCGAGCGGGTGATCCCGGCCGAGCTCCGGGACCAGCCTTGGGAGCGACCGCGAGCTCTGCGACATCTGCTGCGGCGCGCCCTCGCCGGTCACGGTTGGGCGACCACCGGCACCCTGGCAGCGACCTGGCGGTTGAGAAACCTGCGCCAACCGATCGCAACCGCCCTGGGCGAGCTGCAGGAGGCGGGGGAGATCGTGCCCTGTCGTTTGAACGATGGCGCGACGCCGGGCTGGATTCGAGTTCGGGATCTCGAGCTGGCGGAGCGCCTCGCGCGGGTGCGGCCGCGGCGGGACCGAGGGGTGTTGCTGTCGCCCTTCGATCCGGTCCTGTGGGATCGCGGTCGGGTCCAGCGACTGTTCGATTTCGAGCAGCTGCTCGAAATCTTCAAGCCGGCACCACAGCGCCGCTTCGGCTACTACTGTCTGCCGGTGCTCGCCGGTGAACGCTTGATCGGGCGCGTCGACCTCAAGGCCGAGATGCGGCAGGGCCGCCTGATGGTTCTGTCCTGTCACTTCGAAGCCGAGCGACCGTCGCCGGCCGATCGCGCCGCCATGGACTCGGCCCTCGTCGGCTATGCCGAGGCGCTTCGACTGACCCTCGGCTCGCGCCTCGGGCCGTCGCCGCCCTCGAGCCAATCGCTCACCAAGCGATAGGCGATCGATACCGGCGACGGCAGGCGGATCTCGTCCGCCGCCACCGCCGCCCGCAGCTCGGAG
This window contains:
- a CDS encoding crosslink repair DNA glycosylase YcaQ family protein, encoding MSAPIQTLDQRRARRLALARAGLLNPEWTGMPKSGRRLARSAALRVVDRFGYLQLDTVSIAGARSHCLVLLSRLAGLDPTLGESLLAPGTPLFEYWGHEASWIPWDLYPAFEWRRREFQSHPWWGDLLRQHRPVADGLLRRIETEGPLRSKDFDGQGGQGWWNLKIAVKVAAALWSAGHLAIRERRSFQRVFDLTERVIPAELRDQPWERPRALRHLLRRALAGHGWATTGTLAATWRLRNLRQPIATALGELQEAGEIVPCRLNDGATPGWIRVRDLELAERLARVRPRRDRGVLLSPFDPVLWDRGRVQRLFDFEQLLEIFKPAPQRRFGYYCLPVLAGERLIGRVDLKAEMRQGRLMVLSCHFEAERPSPADRAAMDSALVGYAEALRLTLGSRLGPSPPSSQSLTKR